From Vibrio splendidus, a single genomic window includes:
- a CDS encoding arylsulfatase, producing MKGIFHLLTLSVLSSFSLSAWSAQEQPNIFVIFTDDIGISNLSAYHNGVMSSETPNIDSIAEKGMLLTDYYAQPSCTAGRSAFLTGQLPVRTGMHSVGLPGGPVGLSADTPTLPEMLKTMGYVTGQFGKNHLGDRDEFLPTMHGFDEYWGWLYHLNAMEYTEDPDWPKDGSLDAFAPRNVIYAKSDGKGGQTIEDDGALSIERMRTLDDEVNKHAINFIERAVEADKPFFTWYCPSRGHVWTHLSPEYEAMLGQNGWGLQEVVMKDLDDHVGEMMAKMEELGIADNTIIIFTADNGPEIMTWPDGGMTPFHGEKGTTWEGGVRAPALVSWPGKIPAGSVGNGIFDGMDWLPTLVAAAGGPTDLKEKMLKGHDGFKAHLDGYNQVDMLTEKGESNRKEIYYYERDKLQAVRIGDWKAHFVVQNHGWSGPKEELNAPLLFNLRRDPYERAAEESGMYLKWMGQKMWAFGPAQAAVQQHLATFQEWPPVTPDLPAEKTGGVGN from the coding sequence ATGAAAGGGATTTTTCACCTTCTTACCTTGAGCGTGTTGAGTAGCTTTTCGCTATCGGCATGGTCGGCACAAGAACAACCTAACATCTTCGTCATTTTCACCGATGATATTGGCATCTCAAACCTGAGCGCTTATCACAATGGCGTGATGAGTAGCGAAACACCAAACATCGATAGTATTGCTGAGAAGGGAATGCTTCTGACAGACTACTATGCGCAGCCATCTTGTACCGCGGGTCGTTCTGCTTTCTTAACCGGGCAATTACCAGTTAGAACCGGAATGCACTCTGTTGGGTTACCTGGCGGTCCCGTTGGTTTAAGTGCGGATACGCCAACGCTTCCTGAGATGCTCAAAACGATGGGGTATGTGACTGGGCAATTTGGTAAAAACCACCTTGGTGATAGAGATGAATTTTTACCGACAATGCACGGTTTTGATGAGTATTGGGGTTGGTTGTATCACTTGAATGCGATGGAATATACCGAAGATCCAGATTGGCCAAAAGATGGATCGTTAGATGCCTTTGCACCTCGTAATGTTATTTACGCAAAATCAGATGGCAAAGGTGGCCAAACGATCGAAGACGATGGTGCATTGTCGATTGAGCGTATGCGTACACTCGACGATGAAGTAAATAAGCATGCTATCAACTTCATTGAACGAGCCGTAGAAGCGGATAAACCATTCTTTACTTGGTACTGCCCATCTCGTGGCCATGTATGGACGCACCTTTCTCCTGAATATGAAGCGATGCTTGGCCAAAACGGTTGGGGGCTGCAAGAAGTGGTCATGAAAGACCTTGATGACCACGTTGGGGAAATGATGGCGAAAATGGAAGAGTTAGGAATTGCCGATAACACCATTATCATTTTCACTGCAGACAACGGCCCTGAGATCATGACTTGGCCTGATGGCGGCATGACGCCTTTCCATGGTGAAAAAGGTACGACTTGGGAAGGTGGCGTAAGAGCGCCTGCACTGGTGAGTTGGCCGGGTAAAATCCCTGCGGGTAGCGTAGGCAATGGCATCTTTGATGGTATGGACTGGTTACCAACTCTGGTTGCTGCGGCTGGTGGTCCAACGGATCTAAAAGAGAAAATGCTGAAAGGTCATGATGGCTTTAAAGCGCACCTTGATGGTTACAACCAAGTTGATATGTTGACTGAAAAAGGCGAATCAAACCGTAAAGAGATTTACTACTACGAACGAGACAAGCTGCAAGCGGTTCGTATTGGTGATTGGAAGGCGCACTTTGTGGTCCAAAACCATGGCTGGAGTGGTCCGAAAGAGGAGTTAAACGCACCGTTACTCTTTAACTTACGTCGTGACCCATATGAGCGAGCGGCAGAAGAGTCGGGCATGTACTTGAAGTGGATGGGGCAGAAAATGTGGGCATTTGGTCCTGCACAAGCTGCTGTTCAACAACATCTAGCAACTTTCCAAGAGTGGCCCCCAGTGACACCAGATTTACCAGCTGAGAAAACAGGTGGTGTGGGTAACTAA
- a CDS encoding LacI family DNA-binding transcriptional regulator, with product MSSPKHSTASKPTVTSKDVAKLAGVSQSTVSRVFVPGSSVSEKTKQKVFEAAKALNYRPNAFARSLTTNESKLIGLVFPDADYPIHMKTLQLISTELQKQGYSAVLIPWQVDGNDIHSIPNIFQYRVDGVIAASATFNKSLYEECEEFDIPIVQFARVVEGTKSSHVVSDNYAAGQFAAQHFHKLGIKTATYVTGNVPTFTNGERQVGFCTEFEDLTGKQARVIEADYDYLDSLEIIRDMFNEATHPQAVFCATDNLAMAVMDVARLEFGLRIPEDLQVIGFDDIPQTQWLNYQLSTFKQDFRRLARESVKIVVNQIQEQDTSLVKLMVPVQFIERNTTLKIK from the coding sequence ATGAGCTCTCCCAAACACTCCACGGCGTCAAAACCAACCGTTACTTCAAAAGATGTCGCTAAGCTGGCTGGCGTTTCTCAATCTACCGTTTCTCGTGTATTTGTTCCGGGCAGTTCGGTATCTGAAAAGACCAAACAAAAAGTATTCGAAGCCGCAAAAGCACTCAACTATCGCCCGAATGCCTTTGCTCGTAGCCTAACGACAAATGAATCTAAGTTGATTGGTTTGGTCTTCCCTGATGCTGATTACCCAATTCACATGAAAACCCTGCAACTCATCTCTACTGAGTTACAAAAACAGGGCTATTCTGCTGTGCTTATCCCTTGGCAAGTCGACGGTAACGACATCCACTCGATTCCGAATATTTTCCAATATCGTGTTGATGGTGTGATTGCTGCTTCTGCGACATTCAATAAGTCACTTTATGAAGAGTGTGAAGAGTTTGACATCCCTATCGTTCAGTTCGCGCGTGTTGTTGAAGGGACGAAGAGTAGCCATGTTGTGAGTGATAACTACGCGGCAGGGCAATTTGCAGCGCAACACTTTCATAAACTTGGTATCAAGACTGCGACTTATGTGACGGGTAATGTGCCAACGTTTACTAATGGCGAGCGCCAAGTCGGTTTCTGCACAGAATTTGAAGACTTAACAGGCAAACAGGCTCGAGTTATTGAAGCTGATTACGACTACCTTGATTCGTTAGAGATCATCCGCGACATGTTCAACGAAGCAACGCATCCGCAAGCGGTGTTTTGTGCGACAGATAACCTTGCGATGGCGGTAATGGATGTAGCTCGTTTAGAGTTTGGGCTTCGTATCCCAGAAGACCTGCAAGTGATTGGTTTTGATGATATCCCGCAGACTCAATGGCTCAACTACCAACTGTCCACCTTCAAGCAGGATTTTAGACGCCTTGCGCGTGAATCAGTGAAAATTGTGGTTAACCAAATTCAAGAACAAGACACCAGCTTAGTAAAATTAATGGTTCCTGTTCAATTTATAGAGCGCAATACCACGCTGAAGATTAAGTAA
- a CDS encoding porin has product MKKSILSAVILTALTSGSAFAAHTFTNDAGDSLTLDGRFDVRYQDKGGDHNGEWNSGSSRFGLKGQMGLDNDWTGFGHAEWGYNSGANGDNIYDRLLYAGIEHDKYGKIAAGTKQWSTFYDVAWFTDMGRVFGSRGSGYYNLSDWGIASGTGRAENSITYRNNISDNWKYGFTYQTTREDVGLADGLTATLKNGMGASTLYTVMDGLTIGLAYHQNEFDDVDAGVKNIKDGDTQRIGLLGVNYTNNGLFVGFTYSQGSNWETTSKAEFYDHRGAEFFTYYHFENGLRPTFNVNYLTDTDDNANGYDRQLIIPGLEYHFKKNKFLVWTEYQFDNGNDKSVGNHYENSDDQFAAGIRYYF; this is encoded by the coding sequence ATGAAAAAGTCGATTCTTTCAGCAGTGATCCTGACGGCGCTTACGTCGGGTTCTGCTTTTGCTGCACATACTTTTACCAATGACGCAGGCGATAGCCTCACTCTAGATGGCCGTTTTGACGTTCGTTACCAAGATAAAGGTGGCGATCATAATGGCGAATGGAACAGCGGTAGTTCTCGTTTCGGCCTTAAAGGTCAAATGGGGTTAGACAACGATTGGACTGGCTTTGGCCATGCCGAATGGGGTTACAACTCGGGTGCTAACGGCGACAATATTTACGACCGACTTCTATACGCAGGTATAGAGCACGACAAATACGGCAAGATCGCTGCGGGTACTAAACAGTGGTCTACCTTCTACGATGTAGCTTGGTTTACCGATATGGGTCGTGTGTTTGGTTCACGTGGTTCTGGTTACTACAACCTTTCTGACTGGGGTATTGCTTCTGGTACAGGCCGCGCGGAAAACTCGATTACTTACCGCAACAACATCAGCGATAACTGGAAGTACGGCTTCACTTACCAAACAACGCGTGAAGATGTTGGCCTTGCTGACGGTTTAACCGCAACACTGAAAAACGGTATGGGCGCATCAACCCTATACACGGTTATGGACGGCCTAACGATTGGTTTGGCTTACCATCAGAATGAATTCGATGATGTCGATGCTGGCGTTAAAAACATCAAAGATGGCGACACACAACGTATCGGTTTATTGGGTGTCAACTATACCAATAATGGCCTATTCGTTGGTTTCACTTACAGCCAAGGCTCAAATTGGGAAACCACCAGCAAAGCCGAATTTTACGACCACCGTGGTGCTGAATTCTTCACTTACTACCACTTTGAAAATGGTCTGCGTCCAACCTTTAACGTTAACTACTTAACGGACACAGACGACAACGCTAATGGCTACGATCGTCAGTTGATTATCCCTGGCCTTGAATACCACTTTAAGAAGAACAAGTTCTTAGTATGGACTGAATACCAATTCGATAATGGCAACGACAAGTCCGTAGGTAACCATTACGAAAACAGCGATGACCAATTCGCTGCAGGTATCCGTTACTACTTCTAA